A window of Pararhodobacter sp. genomic DNA:
GCGTCTGCCACACTGAAACTCTTTTCCTACTGCCCTCACGAATCAGGGTCATTCGCAAGGAAGATTAACGTTGTTCCGGTTTTGCCAACGTAATAAGGCATATCTATGACGCCACTTCTGGTTGTATTTCTGCCCCGTCAAAGCCGCCCGCATTTCACGAATTCGCCAAAATTGCACCCTAGCAAAGGGTTTGAACAGTAGACAGGTGCCTGTGTGAAAGTCGGCTATATCCTTAATACCTACCCCGCGCCCTCGCACAGTTTCATTCGCCGCGAGGTGCGGGCACTTGAGCGGGCGGGCACGCAAGTCAAGCGTTTTGCCATGCGTCCGTTTGACGGCGATCTGGTCGATCCCGGTGATCGAGACGAGGCCGCCGTGACGGAATATGTCCTCGCCAAGGGCGTCATCGCGATGATCTGGGCGGTGTTTCTGGCGGGGCTGCGCGCGCCGCTGCGGATACACCGGGCTTTTGCGCTGGCGCTGCGCGTCGGTTGGCGCTCCGAGGCCGGGCTGATCAAGCATCTGATCTATTTCCTTGAGGCCGCCTATGTCTCGCGCCGGGTGATCGAGGAAAACGTGGACCGAGTGCACGCGCATTTCGGCACCAATGCGGCCTGTGTGGCGATGTTGGTGGGTGAAATGACGGGCCGCCCGTTCAGCTTTACGGTGCACGGCCCCGAAGAATTCGACAAACCCCAGGCTATCGCGCTGCCGACCAAGATCAGGCGCGCGGATTTTGTCGTGGCGATCAGCGCCTATGGTCGCAGCCAGTTGTGCCGTTTGGTCGAGTATCGCCATTGGTCGCGCATCAAGGTGGTGCACTGCGGCATCGAATCCAAGCATTACAC
This region includes:
- a CDS encoding glycosyltransferase, translating into MKVGYILNTYPAPSHSFIRREVRALERAGTQVKRFAMRPFDGDLVDPGDRDEAAVTEYVLAKGVIAMIWAVFLAGLRAPLRIHRAFALALRVGWRSEAGLIKHLIYFLEAAYVSRRVIEENVDRVHAHFGTNAACVAMLVGEMTGRPFSFTVHGPEEFDKPQAIALPTKIRRADFVVAISAYGRSQLCRLVEYRHWSRIKVVHCGIESKHYTESRPMPTTRPVTLVNIGRFAEQKGQLLLIEAMAEVARRGVDIKLVLIGDGELRPAMERAISHAGLGRQIELTGWLDEDAVRREIAAAHALVLPSFAEGLPMVIMEAMASARPVIATWIAGVPELMQDGKTGWLVPAGDVPSLVDAMIALATAPEDKLRRMGTTGRARVLLRHNVDVEAAKLAGHFAQRPRTQPD